A region of Reichenbachiella carrageenanivorans DNA encodes the following proteins:
- a CDS encoding response regulator transcription factor: MLTKALIVDDEDDIGLMVSRILIKEGVEAEYVNRIAKAREKVVSEDYQVYLLDLNLPDGTGFDLIPLIRAKTSEARIIIISAHDGSYEMRKMKEEKIDTFIKKPFTKKQVIEAIQGLEV, from the coding sequence ATGCTCACTAAAGCCCTGATTGTAGACGATGAGGACGATATTGGACTGATGGTATCTCGCATCCTGATCAAGGAAGGCGTGGAAGCTGAGTATGTCAATAGGATAGCAAAGGCAAGAGAAAAAGTGGTTTCAGAAGATTATCAAGTGTATTTGTTGGACCTTAATTTGCCAGACGGTACGGGCTTCGATCTGATTCCGCTGATTAGAGCAAAGACTTCTGAAGCTCGTATCATCATCATCAGTGCCCATGATGGGTCTTATGAGATGAGAAAAATGAAGGAAGAAAAAATAGATACATTCATAAAAAAACCATTCACTAAAAAACAGGTCATTGAAGCCATTCAAGGTCTGGAAGTGTAA
- a CDS encoding endonuclease domain-containing protein yields MNDLHKGASSRLFEFAKANRKKQTPAEKILWDALRNRKLEGHKFRRQHPISQFIADFYCHESKLIIEVDGGYHSGQEQAEIDEGRTHELEELGIKVIRFKNEDVVNELLKILKHLKHDASPSKKQEKSSP; encoded by the coding sequence ATGAACGATCTACATAAAGGAGCGAGTAGCAGACTTTTTGAGTTTGCGAAGGCCAATCGAAAAAAACAGACACCCGCAGAAAAGATACTATGGGATGCACTTCGGAATCGAAAGCTGGAAGGACACAAATTCAGGAGACAACATCCCATTTCTCAGTTTATCGCCGATTTTTATTGTCATGAATCTAAACTCATTATTGAAGTAGATGGCGGCTATCACTCTGGACAGGAACAAGCAGAAATAGACGAAGGAAGAACACACGAACTAGAAGAGCTAGGGATAAAGGTCATCAGGTTCAAAAATGAAGATGTGGTGAACGAACTACTTAAGATTCTGAAGCATCTCAAACAC
- a CDS encoding sll1863 family stress response protein encodes MKINKIRNKSHQLILVLTMLSVGLGACSTKSEKSETTKTVEKVKDQASEAKQQLKTKYNKAIDAVDAEITTLEGKLDGATDEVKEQVNTTLSELKKERQKLSDEVADITEATEETWKDVKKESEEVLVTYQTKIDSLTDRASELFN; translated from the coding sequence ATGAAAATCAATAAAATCAGAAATAAAAGTCATCAGCTCATCCTTGTATTGACCATGTTATCGGTTGGTCTAGGAGCCTGTTCTACCAAGTCAGAAAAAAGTGAAACAACTAAAACCGTAGAAAAAGTGAAAGACCAAGCCTCAGAAGCCAAGCAACAATTGAAAACTAAGTACAACAAGGCCATTGACGCAGTAGATGCAGAAATCACAACGCTAGAAGGTAAACTTGATGGAGCGACTGACGAGGTAAAAGAGCAAGTGAATACAACCCTCAGTGAGTTGAAAAAAGAGCGGCAAAAGTTGAGTGATGAAGTAGCGGACATTACGGAAGCTACTGAGGAGACTTGGAAAGATGTTAAAAAAGAATCAGAAGAAGTGCTCGTGACCTATCAGACCAAAATCGACAGTTTGACTGATCGCGCCAGCGAGCTATTTAATTAA
- a CDS encoding aconitate hydratase, translated as MAKPKNITQQLIESHLVTGDMTPGAEIGLRIDHVLQQDATGTLVMLELQAIGLTKVKAEKAVQYVDHNLLQTDFKNADDHVFLQAAAQKMGYHYSRAGNGISHVVHMEQFGVPGKSLLGSDSHSCAGGGLGMLAIGTGGLDVAMAAAGEPYYVKMPKVLGVELTGKLPDWVSAKDVVLEMLRRYDVNGAKGYVIEYYGEGLKNLSAWDRHVIANMGTEMGATSSVFPSDERTKEFLKQQGREGDWVELVADPGAEYEITDHIDLSKVEPMIACPSSPGNVVPVREVAGRPVSQVVIGSSANPGYRDFWMVSQMVKEKQIPAEVSLDVNPSSRQTIQSLTANGAMGDLMSSGARFHQTGCMGCIGMGQSPATGKISLRTMPRNFPGRSGTKDDQVYLCSPETAAASALMGEITDPRTLDFSYPKFKEPDQVKSGLTVVFPPKPASEDVEIELGPNIKPIPKFQRLEQEFQVPVLLKMGDNISTDEILKAGAEVLPLRSNIPAISKYAYQALSKSYYKQAKLSKDGHIVIAGENYAQGSSREHAALVPRYLGQRAVIAKSYARIGWQNLVNFGIIPFEFDNPSDYDDLDENDVLLFEDLREAITSDQPILAKNITTSSEILVKTKLSDRQVRVLLAGGVINDLKDKSYQATTKKTKQKDMAVV; from the coding sequence ATGGCAAAACCAAAAAATATTACACAGCAATTGATTGAATCACACCTTGTTACCGGGGATATGACGCCTGGTGCTGAAATCGGACTTCGCATTGATCATGTCTTGCAACAAGACGCTACAGGTACCTTGGTGATGCTAGAGTTGCAGGCGATCGGACTCACTAAAGTGAAGGCCGAAAAAGCCGTACAGTATGTAGATCACAACTTGCTTCAGACTGATTTCAAGAATGCAGATGACCATGTTTTTCTACAGGCTGCCGCCCAAAAGATGGGGTATCACTACAGCAGAGCGGGCAATGGGATCAGCCATGTTGTGCATATGGAGCAGTTTGGTGTGCCGGGAAAAAGCCTACTAGGTTCTGATAGTCATTCTTGCGCAGGGGGAGGTTTGGGTATGTTGGCGATTGGCACAGGAGGCCTAGATGTAGCCATGGCAGCAGCTGGCGAACCCTATTATGTGAAAATGCCAAAGGTGCTGGGGGTAGAGCTGACGGGTAAGTTGCCCGACTGGGTAAGTGCCAAAGATGTAGTGCTAGAGATGCTCCGTAGATACGATGTAAATGGAGCCAAAGGCTATGTGATTGAGTATTATGGTGAGGGGTTGAAAAATCTGAGTGCATGGGATCGCCATGTCATTGCCAATATGGGTACGGAGATGGGTGCTACTTCTTCTGTATTCCCATCTGATGAGCGAACCAAAGAATTTTTGAAACAACAAGGGAGAGAAGGAGACTGGGTGGAGCTTGTCGCAGACCCAGGCGCTGAGTATGAAATAACCGATCATATAGACCTGTCCAAGGTAGAGCCCATGATTGCATGTCCAAGCAGTCCAGGCAATGTAGTGCCAGTCAGAGAGGTGGCAGGTAGACCCGTTTCGCAAGTAGTGATAGGCTCTTCGGCCAACCCTGGCTATCGAGATTTTTGGATGGTATCACAAATGGTAAAAGAAAAACAAATACCGGCAGAGGTTTCTTTGGATGTAAACCCTTCGTCGCGACAAACGATCCAATCTTTGACTGCCAATGGTGCCATGGGTGATTTGATGAGTTCAGGTGCGCGGTTTCATCAGACAGGGTGCATGGGCTGTATAGGCATGGGACAAAGCCCCGCCACGGGCAAGATTAGCTTACGAACTATGCCAAGAAACTTCCCTGGCAGATCGGGGACAAAAGACGATCAAGTCTACCTATGTAGTCCTGAAACGGCGGCTGCTAGTGCCCTCATGGGCGAAATTACCGATCCACGTACCCTAGATTTTAGTTATCCAAAATTTAAAGAACCTGATCAAGTAAAATCGGGGCTTACAGTAGTATTTCCTCCAAAACCAGCGAGTGAAGATGTAGAAATCGAGTTGGGGCCTAATATTAAACCTATTCCTAAATTTCAACGATTGGAGCAGGAGTTTCAAGTGCCTGTTTTGTTGAAAATGGGAGACAATATTTCCACAGACGAGATATTGAAAGCTGGGGCAGAGGTGCTGCCGCTGAGGAGTAATATTCCAGCGATTAGTAAGTATGCTTATCAGGCATTGTCCAAGTCGTATTATAAACAAGCGAAGCTAAGTAAAGATGGTCATATCGTAATCGCAGGCGAAAATTACGCCCAAGGATCTTCTAGAGAGCATGCGGCCTTAGTCCCAAGATATTTGGGTCAGCGAGCGGTCATTGCCAAAAGTTATGCGAGAATAGGCTGGCAAAATCTAGTCAACTTTGGGATTATACCTTTTGAATTTGACAATCCGTCGGATTATGATGATCTCGATGAAAATGACGTGCTGCTATTCGAAGATTTGCGCGAAGCCATTACCAGCGATCAGCCCATTTTGGCTAAAAACATTACTACAAGTAGTGAAATTCTAGTAAAAACTAAACTGAGCGATAGACAAGTGCGTGTACTGCTGGCAGGTGGTGTGATCAACGACTTGAAAGATAAGTCATACCAGGCCACAACTAAAAAAACAAAACAAAAAGATATGGCTGTGGTTTAG
- a CDS encoding universal stress protein has product MKDIKNFLVPVDFSEESTTGLKAANQLATKFKGQVHVVHFLPYHPVVTPIYSGSASTAMSSALQEQQMEDEKTTVLKKLRQEMDKHLSEDLKGQLYIVNDSLASGINELLRDVEVDLVVSGTSGESHLLQHFMGNNTEKLIRESGIPVLAISQYADIHFDDVMIATDLSTELPDRLYDICRMLENHGATIHFVNVNTTELLNEADILPKMTALVKLLKIRNYRIHVVPNKAEIAGIMQVVEDIKPGLILMKTYEKSSFWTFFQSSLSEKVIKETDIPVLVEKV; this is encoded by the coding sequence ATGAAAGACATAAAAAACTTTTTAGTACCCGTAGATTTCTCAGAAGAGTCCACTACAGGACTCAAGGCGGCCAATCAACTGGCTACCAAATTTAAAGGTCAAGTGCATGTAGTACATTTTCTACCATATCATCCAGTCGTTACACCTATATATTCCGGGAGTGCGTCAACAGCTATGAGCAGTGCACTACAAGAGCAGCAAATGGAAGATGAGAAGACCACTGTTCTCAAAAAATTGAGACAGGAGATGGACAAGCACCTGTCTGAAGACCTGAAGGGACAGCTTTATATAGTAAACGATAGCTTGGCTAGTGGCATCAACGAACTGCTTAGAGATGTAGAGGTGGATTTGGTGGTGTCAGGTACGTCGGGAGAGTCTCATCTTCTTCAGCATTTCATGGGCAATAACACCGAAAAGTTGATCCGTGAATCAGGAATTCCTGTTTTGGCAATTTCTCAATATGCAGATATCCATTTTGATGATGTGATGATCGCTACCGATCTCAGCACAGAGTTGCCAGATCGATTGTATGACATCTGTCGTATGCTCGAAAATCATGGGGCTACCATTCATTTTGTGAATGTGAATACGACCGAACTGCTCAATGAGGCGGATATTTTGCCTAAAATGACGGCGCTGGTGAAACTACTCAAAATCCGAAATTATAGAATTCATGTCGTGCCCAACAAAGCCGAAATTGCTGGTATCATGCAGGTGGTCGAAGACATCAAGCCAGGATTGATTTTGATGAAGACCTATGAGAAGTCTAGCTTTTGGACCTTTTTTCAGAGCAGCCTTTCCGAAAAGGTGATCAAAGAAACGGACATCCCCGTGTTGGTAGAGAAAGTCTAA
- a CDS encoding ATP-binding cassette domain-containing protein: MSANQHHWNIKLAQAPDRKPLLTALLDKKYSADFEWLAQQKIRIISPKTILSFIDEELIHDNDAILKQNGQMLHSMSSGERKQAYLQYVLAQKPDTLILDHFLDNLDTNARTHFSDLLKSQCEELHLINIYSRDDDHMIFLSDTYLYENDTLSIYDPTTGPESAGDLRFNNNHPIPKASKIGPEVPQELVEFKSVTISYLDKSILRDINWKVEKGQFWHLYGPNGSGKTTLLTMITGDNPKAYGQNIKLFGKQKGSGETIWEIKQKVGYFTTNMTFQFKRMQTAQEMVLSGFFDSIGLYQIAGDHQVKLANEWLTFIGLSHLAKQPFINLSMCHQRMIMIARAMVKHPPLLILDEASVDLDDESARRMSALINRIAHEGETTIIYVSHRLEPGLTPSNSFELIPGDEGSQGIVNSLN; the protein is encoded by the coding sequence ATGTCGGCAAATCAGCACCATTGGAATATCAAATTAGCACAAGCCCCAGACCGAAAACCACTTCTAACTGCCCTGTTGGACAAAAAATATTCAGCTGACTTTGAATGGCTAGCACAGCAAAAGATTAGGATCATTTCGCCCAAGACTATCCTGAGCTTTATCGATGAAGAATTGATCCATGACAATGATGCCATTCTAAAACAAAACGGGCAAATGCTCCATTCGATGTCTTCGGGTGAGCGGAAGCAGGCCTATTTACAATATGTATTGGCGCAAAAACCAGATACACTTATACTGGATCATTTTCTGGACAACCTGGACACCAATGCCAGAACGCATTTTTCTGATCTATTGAAATCTCAGTGTGAAGAACTGCACCTAATCAACATCTACTCGCGAGATGATGATCACATGATTTTTTTGTCCGACACCTATTTATATGAGAACGACACATTAAGTATATATGACCCTACTACTGGGCCTGAGTCAGCAGGAGATCTAAGATTCAACAATAATCACCCGATACCAAAGGCCAGCAAAATCGGCCCAGAAGTCCCACAAGAACTAGTAGAATTCAAGAGTGTTACCATCTCCTACTTAGACAAAAGTATTTTACGAGACATCAACTGGAAAGTAGAAAAAGGACAATTTTGGCACTTGTATGGCCCTAATGGCAGTGGCAAAACGACACTCCTCACCATGATCACTGGCGACAACCCAAAAGCCTACGGTCAAAACATCAAACTATTTGGCAAACAAAAAGGCTCTGGCGAAACGATTTGGGAAATCAAACAAAAGGTGGGCTACTTCACCACCAACATGACCTTCCAATTTAAAAGAATGCAAACGGCTCAAGAAATGGTACTGTCTGGTTTCTTCGACTCTATAGGGCTCTATCAGATTGCTGGGGATCACCAAGTCAAACTGGCTAATGAATGGCTCACTTTCATCGGTCTATCTCACTTGGCCAAGCAACCATTCATCAACCTATCTATGTGCCACCAGCGCATGATCATGATCGCCCGAGCCATGGTAAAACACCCACCTTTACTCATTCTAGACGAAGCCTCTGTAGACCTGGATGACGAAAGCGCCAGACGCATGAGTGCCCTTATCAACCGCATTGCTCATGAAGGTGAAACCACCATCATCTACGTCTCGCACAGGCTAGAGCCAGGCCTTACGCCTTCTAACAGTTTTGAGTTGATTCCGGGGGATGAGGGGTCTCAAGGAATCGTCAATAGTCTGAATTAA